From Vigna angularis cultivar LongXiaoDou No.4 chromosome 11, ASM1680809v1, whole genome shotgun sequence:
ATGATTTTGTCTGCAGATATATTGGAGGAATTGAAAGGGTGTGGAGTTCCATTTGAGATGATTATTCTTTTagccatttttttattattcagtTCATAGCATCTGTTGTATTACTTGATTCTTTCCTATGTCAGTATTTTGTAATACTACAGAAACTTAGAAACCTTAAGAGTGGCTACATTTTTTTAGCTGGACTGTTATGTATATCTTTTAAAGTAAATTCTACTGTTTATAGTTGATGGGTTAGTCGTTATGCTATTTCTTTGTGGTTATCTGAATAGAATTGCTTCAACTTTTGGCTGTTTCTTCTGCggcttcaaatttttttaaaattttaaaattattctctGCAATTCAAAAAAATCCCACGTTTTTTTTAAcgaatttgaaaatttgttaaataatttttttaacaaattttaaaatttgctaaaaaaaagtttcaaaagttttaaccaatttcaaatgttaaaacaaatctttcatcaaagaaaaaattatatttaacatatttcaaaattggttaaagaaaaaaaatctttaaacagatttcaaaatttatgtaaaataaacataatttctaagattatttttgaaaattagaaatacacgatgaaatgtttaaaaatgattCTCAACTTTTTTAGGTTGAGTATTATCTTTGCGTTAAGTTATATGTTTagttttcatttataaaaatgataacacgattatttaattgttaaatgaGAATGTCCAGTTAAACAGGTGATTAATAATGTGATTAAGATGTGCAGTTAGCCTAATgaatttattcataattaagtgaccacaaaaatttattaccTTCATCACATTGAGATCTTTATTGTTTGTACTAAGAAAAAGTGTGTAGTTTATTCCAAAGAAAAATAGGATTAAACAACCCTACATCAGAAGTTTAGAGTAATTTTCTACGTATTTGAAAATGGTTGTTACGATTTTCTTAATTGCAGAACCGGTTATTTAACCTTTGAGTCattctccctccaccaccccgtCTTCTCTTTTCATTGTCTAACTTTttctaaattctaattttatctttttacttattttattttttattttttaaaactctaatCCCGTTTCACTTTCACCTTTTTCTTGAGACAAGTTCTCATTcttattttcactttctttcttttttttaacttttacatcCGTTAATATCATTCtctattttcatcttttcttcgttttttattttcaaaagccTAGTTATAGTTACATTGTATATGATTTGATcacttttatcatattttttaataataaattttacgTGATAACTCGTGTGGATCTGAGGATTTTTCTAGGTTCAATAAACTAGTTAtgatataataaagaaaaaaaaaatactataatataatgataatttaatctcgcattaaaaacatatttcaacCATTTATCTTTTTCCCACCGAAGCAGCCCTCAATCGCCGTAATCAATCCCTAATCGACACAAACTTCCCTCTTTAACTCTTCTTTTCAACCTCTGCCGGAATCCGTCAGTTTGGTTCTGATCAACCTCTCGCAGGTGCGTTACTTCGTTTTCAATTCCTTCCTTGCCTTTTCCAATACCTCTCTGCTTGCTATTTATTTCTATGCATGCTTGGATCCTCTTAAAACAGCTCGTAAATTATGGAGCTATTGTTACGGACAGTATAATTCTGTTTGTTTGATTAAAAAGTTAACAGTATTTTAAGTATGAAAATCCAAGTACTTATTATTTGTAACCACTTTAAATCATATATTTCTAACCCCAAAAGGATATTAAAATAACTAGAAGATAAAGGGAATGGTATCTTTTactataatattttctaaattatggTAATCTGTTCTACAAAACTTCTTAAGAGTCTTGAACCCAATAACTTTGTTGTATCTTCAAGGTACAACATGTGTTTGGGTCGGTCCATGGCCGCTTTATTTATTTCTGAAACAAACTTCAGTATAGGGTCGGTCTTCGGACGtgttatctttcttttttcagATTCGGGTTCAACCTTCCGGTCGGACCTGACAACCGGGATGATACAGTATGTATTGGGTTGGTTTTCTTGAAGTGCAACGAAATTAAAAAACAGAACGAGCATAAGTAAGGAATTGGGTTggtataaaacaataataaacttTGTCATTACTTTGAAAGCGGTGCTGTTCAATGCAGTAAGTGGTCCAGTTTCTCTGGATAATCTAGTTATTGCTTGAGTAAATTTAATTCTGTCTACCCTCTTAGATGTTTAAATTGCGAGTTTTTACGTGAAAGAAATTCATGATGCATTTAATTTTGGTTGGATAAAGAAAGAAGCTATATGATAATGATTAGTTTTTCTCAGGTTGAGtattgaaaatatttcattGACAATTGAGAAAACACAATGAGTTCTCCACCTCTtcttgatgatgaagatgataaCGAACCATCTTTCATTGACGAGGCTGACATTATCCATGAAGTTGAAATGGATAATGAAGATCTTCCTGACGCTGATGATGATTATGAACTTGGTAGGGAATTGCGGTAAAACCTTCTGATCCTTAATTTCAATATTAGTAGGGTTCTATGTGGCATGTCTTGTGTATTATTTGTCGATTATGTGAAAATTTTCGActgttattttctttgttataCCTTCATTGTGTCAGAATTTAGATGTATTGTTTTTCTATGTGATGATATATTTCATAATGATATTCTTTTGAACCATTTCAGAGGACGAGGATGGTGATTTTCTGCACAAGTTCACGGCTCATACTGGTAAGTTTTGTacttttttgtttgtgtttatgcATAGCTATCCTGATTCTGCTGAGACTTAATTAGATTGAGGTCAAATTCTGGATTCTAAGTAGACGTTCCTCAATGGTTTTATTGGcaatatattatcattattattctaactattttctttttttcaaattttgaaatcgtCTATTTTATGTATGCAATGTCTTACCAAGGAATTTATggtattttctttgttttcttgaattCTTATATAGGGGAGTTGTACTCAGTTGCCTCCAGCCCAACTGATGCAACCCTAGTGGCTACTGGGGGTGGTGATGACAGAGGATTTCTCTGGAAGATTGGCCAAGGAGATTGGGCTTTTGAGCTTCCAGGTATTTGGATGACTCCAGGTTTTCTCATGGATTGATATCTTTCCAATTAGGACTAGTGCTGTTGCACAATAATTGGTAAAGTCAAGATATGTTACTTGCAGTTTATTGAATATCCAAATGATTTTTGTTATTACTAAATTTGTGCAGGTCATGAAGAATCTGTATCTAGTTTAGCTTTTAGCTATGATGGAAAGCGTTTGGCATCAGGAAGCTTAGATGGAATTATTAAAGTCTGGGATGTATCAGGAAATTTGGAAAGTAAAAAACTTGAAGGTCCTGGAGGGGGCATTGAGGTGAGATTGTTTGTCAAAACAAGGTGTTATTTTGTAGTTCGTAGTGAAAGAAAATATCAACTGGAAATGTAGAGAAAAAACCATCcgtatttttcttgtttttcccTGTTGTAAATAGTTGCTAAGTTAGATGTCATGAAACTTTTCAGTGGCTTAGTTGGCATCCAAGAGGACATATACTCTTAGCTGGTTCTGAGGATTTTACCATTTGGATGTGGAATACTGATAATGCTGCCTTACTTAATACATTTATTGGTCATGGTGATAGTGTAAGCTGTGGTGATTTTACTCCTGATGGTAGTATTTCTCTTCATCTTAGTGcattttttgttaattgttgttttttgtGCCATATAATTTTACACGCTTCTGTTTATTTTTACTTGATACCTTAGGGAAAATAATATGTACTGGATCTAACGATGCAACCTTGAGAATATGGAATCCAAAAAGTGCAGAAAGCACTCATGTTGTGCGGGGTATGTAAATTGATCTTTATTTGTGTTAGCTTTCTATTCCCCGATAATACATATTACCGATTATTCATGCCTCCAGTCTAAATAGTTTGTGGTATTGCAACTCtgtagttattttattttgaaaacatattGTTGAATTTTCCACTAGAAAAAAGGATAGGATGTAGTTTGAgcaattttttaaatcaattaaaagcAACTTCACATGCATATTATATCTATTTTTCTCGTATGAAGTAGGGACACCATTCATGAGATAAAACTTGATGTACATCATGTCATGATAGTTTCACAAAAATCTAATAATTTTCCTTTCATCTGcaaactttcttttttcctttattttcttttctattttcttttgatAACCTTTTAGAGTTTGCTTTCTAGGCCATCCATACCATACCGAGGGGTTAACATGCTTGACAATAAATTCAACTTCAACTCTCGCACTTTCTGGTTCTAAGGATGGATCTGCTCATATTGTGAATATTACCACAGGAAGAGTATGTCTTTTCGTTGCATTTGATATTCACTGCCTTGTCTTGACTATTGATAATGTTTCTAAAATTTGTGTCTTATGACTTCAAGTTATATATCTTACTGAAAATATCTGAGACAATAGTTACTTAAAAGAAATTCGAGGTAAAATATCTAATCAACTGATTGATGCTAAATATCTTGGCATTTATTCAAAGAATAATAGCCTCCAATGTCAGTTATAAATATTTGACTGAAGAACAATTTTTGTTGGACTACTGTTGTCTTGTAATTTCCTCTTTCATGTCAAGGGCTAAAGGGAACAAGCATGTGAACATGTATGGGAATCAGATCATAGAGCGATTAGCAAGACTACTTTCGGAATGTATTGTAcctatgttttaatttaaagttcACATTGGCAAGAATAGTCTGATGCTTAATTCGACTTTAACTTCAAACCAGCTGCCATCCTTTCTCAAATACACATTGGTCAATATTGGTATATCTTTGTCACGCTCAAATGTACACGGATAATAGTTACTTGGTGGACTTGTGTTGGAAATTGCGTAATTAGTTAATTCAGCTAGACAGTCTGTAACCTAGCTAGACTCTTAAGGAGGTCttcaattttactatttttttttgttttatggagGAACCAAAGTTTTCTAAGAATTTTGTCCTTAATACTGTAGCCTATCTTGTCCTGTTTTATGACAGCAAATTCTTACACTTTCACCACTTCATGCCGTGCTAATTGTCTGTTTGTATCTGCATTCTATAGATTTTATTAGCTTCCCATTTTGTCTCTAAGAAACATGTTCTTGTTTGACAGGTTGTTGATAATAATGCCCTCGCTCCTCATTCAGATTCCATCGAGTGTGTTGGGTTTTCACCAAGGTATGTATTACGATTAAGAGACTTCTCATATTTTATCTACATGTGCAATCTCGCATGTGTACAATAGAAATTTTAATGGACGGAGAGGTTTTCTGAAAGGGATGAAGACAATAATGATGATAAGAATAAATATTCCTGCTTTTGTTAGatgattaagaaaatattttctctgATAACATTACATCCAAAAAAATGACCCCTTCACATTTTAGACTGCGTGTTCCCGTGGGAAGGGAGTGGGTATGCCTTGGGATGGAAGTTATCGCCACAATAACTACCTATTTTCACTACATCGTTCTCTCTTTCATAtcttaattttatgtttatatgctttaattgaattttacttgtttttaaaattattaaataaccaGACATGATTATAGGAATATCATTCCTGGGTATAATATTCCAAGGAATATGATTATTGGGAAAACTAAGATCTGTGAAACAAACGTGCCCTTGTGGATAACAGGATGACACGCATAATATAATAGGGTTTGTTTATTAAGATGAGTGAAAATCGAGTGCCTTGGCCTCATGAATTTATTAGACTTACCATAGCTGAACCAGAAGTTACTTGGTTACAGTACAAACACCAATTCAAGAAAGAATTTTACTTATTTCTGAGGAATAAGAGAGAGCAAAATGATCCAAACCTTACTCAATATGAATAGTTTATACATGTGGAATTTTGAATAGTTTGTACTCTTAAATTTGCTATAAGTAATCAATAATTTTGTTCCTTGAAATTGTATGATAGTGATTCGTGGGCCGCAGTTGGAAGCATGGATAAAAAATTGATCATCTGGGATATAGAGCATTTAATACCCCGAGCCACCTGTGAACACGAGGTTTGTTGTAATCTTGCTTTGTTTGTGCATTCAGAGACTGGATTGGTCTGTTTGCACGATACACTGGCTTATATCTTGTGCTTTAAAGGAATTTTGCCTTGTGGACAGGATGGAGTGACATGTTTGGCATGGCTCGGTGCATCATATGTAGCTACTGGTTGTGTGGATGGTAAGGTGAGATTGTGGGATAGCCGGTCTGGTGAATGTGTAAAAACATTAAAGGGACACGCTGATGCCATTCAGTCTCTTTCTGTGTCTGCTAATCGGGATTACCTTGTTTCGGCCTCGCTTGATGGAACAGCTTGTGCTTTTGAGGTTGAAAATTTTCGGTAACCAATCCCTGTTGTAGCATTGCGTAGGATTGAGGTTCTCAATCATCAAAGCAGAATCTTTATGTTATATCCTTGGCTTGGAGGTGTGGTGTTACTGTACACAAGCCagattgttatttttatgctgaAAGTAAAAAGGTTAGATTGTTTTACATCGTTTTCATATTATTGGCTTTGATGTCCATTCATGAGTTTCgtgttattatatttgtttttataggGATTTTCGTATTTTCAAGTTAAAATGgacattaaaacaaaatatgaatcTTGTAAAAGATGCTTCGGCATCTTATCAAATCACATTGCCGgccaaaaagtaaataatttataacaatgGTTGACGCAgttcagaaattaaaaaaggGCCAATTTTAAAAGGATATTTTTCGATTAGCAGTTTTAATTCTGCTAAAGCCCCATGAACGTTATTATTATTCAACCTTAAATATCTGTTAGTACCCCTCTTATTGATCCCACTTCATAACATGTagctgcttttttttttaatttcaaatttaagtCATGTTTTAGTTTTGGATCTCAACACATATCAATGTGATGTATCTTCGTAATTTTATCACTTTCCCtctttaaatttattgatttattttaaaacagttCTGAGAAATGATGTGATTGAAACTAATCTTTATAGTTCAGTATATTTATGTATTTCATGAATCACTTAGTTTCATGatgttttatttatcatttatcagTTTGGAAGAGATTATCAACAACCTAGTTGGACTTATGTTGTGAGTGTTTGGAAGAGTTTATGAAAATACCTTATGACTTACCAGACGATGGTTTTGGTTGATCTTAATAAGCTCCGAAGGATAAATTTATGTGAAGCTTAAAAGACCAACTCCAAATTCCAACAGggccaaaaatataaaataagcaCTGTGTGaatgatattttaatgaaaatattttgtgttgCAGTCAAAGTTTGGTATTCAAAAAACATGCTGCTTGGTCATTCAAAATAAGCATATGCCAACTAAGTATAAAAATTCTAGATTATTACTGATTAGCGGCGTGCTTGGTCATTCTATTGATAGCGTGTCCTCATTTGACTCTATGGACCACGTAACTTAATTAGATTATATTCACATTCCATTCACTAGCTGATTGTTTCTTTACATACAGGAGAAGGATGATCTCAATCCTATTGAAATGTGCCaatgttatatgttttaataataataataataataattattattattataattatacagCAAAAAGATGGGCGCCTAATTCCAATACAATAGGGGTCTATCAGTGCAAGTCAGCTGAACACCGTGATTGATGAGTGGGTAGTTGGGTTAGGTGTGCCTCTCGTCCAGTGGGAAGTATTGAGGCGAGTCTCCTACCCCCTTCCTTTTCCTCTCTCCTTAGGTTACAGATTTGGTCAAGAGGAAGAAACTTATAATATTGAAACTGCTCATGGTTATTTTGGCCGATTGATCTTCCAATATACAAGTTTCAATAGTTTTCGTTTTTTACATTTCTTTCTAGCTGCTTGGCCTGTAGTAGGTATTTGGTTTACCGCTTTAGTAGGGGTGGACAAATCAAACTAAACTGCACTGCACTACTAAAAACTGTATTGAACTAAAAACTAGTTCAGAAAAACTAAACTgcactaaaaaatagtttagaaaaactgaactgaactgcttttgttttattaaactgtactgaactgaactatacttaACTATACTAAACTACACtataaactgaactgaactactaactatactaattttgaactgaattatactaattttaaccaAGAATTGCACTAACTATACAACACTAACAACTACAGCACTAACTagtaaaattgtattaataaaaCTGCACTTCATCCTGTAAATTAAACATGAGAAGAGCATCgttaataaaaatcaaagaacaTATAATATAATGCTAAATAAAACTTACAAACTGAAAATAAGTCTTTATAAACTCTTCAATACAAAATAGAACTTCAAATCTCCAGCACATAATCCTTTTCTAAAGACAAAAGGTATTAACACGCCATCACATGTATCATAAAGTAGTAACCAACAAGATTAAACTGTCCTCAGCCATGGTTGAAATGGCCAGaatagtttgtaattttttgacaGTAGATTTTGATTCATGATCTTGTAATGGTCTGAGAATTTTATGGATTTCAGGACCAAGGCCACTACCAAGCATGCAATCTGCCTCATCCAACACCTGCTCAAGAAGCATGAAAAAGAGTAGTGTGATCAATGATAGGAGCTTCCAAGAACTGGTAACCTGCGAGCTCTACATAGATTAtgacacaaatatttttaagtgaTACTAATTACTAACCAAGTATCTTATTTCAGAAAGAACAATGCTGCCCTCTTCAATATATTGAAGAATCTCACAAGGTGTTCCTATCATTAGGCCAATTGAGGCTTGCGACTGCCCATTATCTGGTGAAGCACAATCCTTTGCAGACTTCAACTTTGTGTTATGGATGATATATTTTGCAGCATTGAAGCACTGAAATGCCAATAAATTTTGAAGGAACATGATCAGTTCATAAATACCAGGAAGGTACTCTACAGAACTAAATAGACAAAACAGTGAGATAATACATAGTAGAAATTGAGTCACCTGTGCAGCTTTCTCCTCCGTAGCACAAAGCACGATGGCTTGTGGATGTTTTGAATTTGGTGTGATGAAAATGAAGCTAAAAAAACTATCACTAACTTTATaagtattaaattattcaacCCTATTAGAGATCTTATATAATCTTGAAAtatgaccaaattataatatatatatatatatatatatatatatatatatatatatatatatatatatatatatatatatatagacatggGTGCAAACTTCTGCAAACCCAACTTCATATTTACCATCTTCACCAACTTAAATTGCAGAAGTTCACAGCAGCCTGGTAAACTCACCTTTGACAAGGGCAGAGTGCAGCAAGTGACGAGCGAACCTTTGACGAACGGGAAGTAACGAGAGGACGGCGAGCAGCAAGTCAGCAACGAACCTTCGGAAACCTTCAACGGCAGCAAGCGAAAACTGTGAtggagaaaggaaaaaaaaaaactaattttgagAGAAATTGTGATTGGGAAAAAGAATTGGGAAACTGAAACAGTTAACTGGTTAACTGTACTAGAATAAAAACAGTTcagtatttttaaactaaactattaataagtataattagttttaagtaaaattagtttaagttttttaagtttaaaacagTACAAATAAACTAAAGTTTAagtttctttaattaattatgtccAGCCCTACGCTTTAGGTATCAACACTTTGTCAACACAGGACTCGAAGCCCCCTGCTCAAACTAAAGGGTAATCCTTCGGAATTGAAAATTCCTATCTTTCGGATTTCTTCTATTAATTATAGTGGAGGGGAGAAGACTCATTTTGAATTCTATTATCTATATAGGGGGAGCCATTGTGAAGCCTAGAGAGGCGGAAGCGGCAAATCGCTTCTACCGAGTTCCACAGCAGCTTAGCTTAGTAGCTTAGCTCTTTCTACTGACGTGGCGCTGctaataataagaataagaataataataattataaaattttaatcttaatagtaaaatttataattctaaaattaGTCATTTATTTGTTAGAAATCGATAAGACGTTAtaaatagtatataaatatatataaattttatcttaaaaaattgattttataaaattaaattagacgTATTAATATAtggaaattaaaagaaaagatgaagaaaaaaaatgtaaaagataaaagaacaaaaaaaagggtttttttttttcaaattacattACGTGTAAATAAACTTTTTGATTCGCTTAACATCTAGAGATCTCAGAAAAAATTTGCTGTTCAAGGACAATGCCATATTTcacacattactaaaatatagAATGAACttacatgaattttttttttttgaaaaaaaaggatTTCAATTCCACATGTAAATTCATCCTTAACccttgatatatatatatatatatatatatatatatatatatatatatatatatatatatagttttattaatttataaataatatatgtgtGGTATGAACAGAATTTGGAGAAACTAATTGCCATTATTGCTGACTGGTAGCGTTTGAATCACGCTTTTCCAAATTTCAACTATTTTATTGCCATTTGGCAACAGCAGTAATGGTTAAGTTGCAGACTCCTTTTGCTTATTCCATGCACATGCTATGCTGAATCAAATTCAAACCTTGAAAACATAATCAGAAACAGAAGAAAATAGCATCTAACTTTTGACCTACGTTATCCGTTCTAGAAAGGAAAACCGCACTGCAAAACTTCCTGAATCTCATTGCCTTTCAAAGGTAGTTAAAGTTATCAACGAAAATTTACATTctccaaaataaataacatgtcATTTTCAAGAACAGTTTATACGCATCAAACTTCAAGCAGGATTTGCAAATTTAATCTTCATCTTGGGTGTAACCAAGCTACCAACCATGTTACGCTAATTTCCATTACGGTTTATCCACTACACTATGTTTATCTTAAATATATGTTACTAACTATATAAACCCTTTTGTTTCTACTAATGTTTCTTCATATCCACACATGTGGTTCTCGTTGTTTCATCGTACTCTTGTAATGCGACAGTCCAAGGTTCGTCCAAATGCAGCTTCTGATGAATCACCTGATGTACAACACTATCCACAGCTTGCCCATGGAGGGTGGTCAAGGCGTGGTCGTGAGTTTTGTGAGGCGAGAAGAGCGTTTCTGAACAGTTACCATTTGAGTTTGGAAAGAAACAACAATGGAAGCTTCAAGGAAAAGTTGAAGAAATCGGTGAAGGAGGTTAACGAAGCCGCCATGGGAGTTGTTTTGAGCATGCATCGTAGGGTGCTGTCTAAGAGACGACTTAAAATAAGAGTTTTTAGGATCAGAATGATGTCACACTCGCTGCCTCTTGTTACCATTAGATGTTTCATTCCATGGATCAACAAAAATGACATCATGTGAACATCATGTTTCTAATGttgtttaattacaaattatacTTCATCTCAACAATAATACACATGTATTATTATCCTTCCATGCAAACTTTTAGAACATTCACACATTTTTACACTTATTTGagagataatataaaaataaaatatcataaaaactaaaa
This genomic window contains:
- the LOC108332365 gene encoding uncharacterized protein LOC108332365: MSSPPLLDDEDDNEPSFIDEADIIHEVEMDNEDLPDADDDYELEDEDGDFLHKFTAHTGELYSVASSPTDATLVATGGGDDRGFLWKIGQGDWAFELPGHEESVSSLAFSYDGKRLASGSLDGIIKVWDVSGNLESKKLEGPGGGIEWLSWHPRGHILLAGSEDFTIWMWNTDNAALLNTFIGHGDSVSCGDFTPDGKIICTGSNDATLRIWNPKSAESTHVVRGHPYHTEGLTCLTINSTSTLALSGSKDGSAHIVNITTGRVVDNNALAPHSDSIECVGFSPSDSWAAVGSMDKKLIIWDIEHLIPRATCEHEDGVTCLAWLGASYVATGCVDGKVRLWDSRSGECVKTLKGHADAIQSLSVSANRDYLVSASLDGTACAFEVENFR